A region of the Geomonas subterranea genome:
CCTGATCTCGCCGGTGGGAGGGCTTTTGATCGCGCTGGGGCGCATCAGCACCTTCAAGCCGGTCTCCGGTCTCTGCTGGTTCTTCATCTGGCTCTTCCGCGGAACCCCGCTTCTTCTGCAGCTCTTCTTCATCTACTACGGCCTCCCGTCCATGGGGATCACCTTCAAACCCTTCACCGCCGCCATCCTCGGCCTCGGGCTCAACTACTCCGCCTACCTGGGCGAGATCATCCGCGGCGGCATTCAGAGCATCGAGCACGGCCAGATGGAGGCGGCCAAAGCCATCGGCATGAGCTACTGGCAGGCGATGCGCCGGGTGATCATCCCGCAGACCTACAAGCGTCTCATGCCCCCCATCGGCAACGAGTTCATCGCGCTCATCAAGGACACGGCGCTTGTGTCCACCATCGCCATGGTCGAACTGATGCGCTCCGCTGACCAGATGTTCAACGCCTACTTCAACGTGACGGCGCTCATCCTGGCGGCGCTCATCTACCTGCTGTTCACCACCATCTTCACCTTCGTCTTCGAAAAGATCGAGGTCCGGGCCGGCATCTATGAAAACCGCTAACCAACCGTTGTTAAGCCTCAAGGGGATCACCAAGCACTTCGGATCGCTCACCGCCGTGAACGGCGTCGACCTCGACGTCTGCCCCGGCGAGATCGTGGTCATCATCGGCCCGTCGGGCTCGGGCAAGTCGACGCTTTTGCGCTCCATCAACTTCCTCGAGGAGATAGAGGAGGGGACCATCATCTTCGAGGGGAACGAAATCGGCTACGTGACCAGCAAGCATGGGAGGCGGCACCTCGACGTCCCGCACAAGATCTGCGCGCTGCGCTCCGAGATCGGGATGGTGTTCCAGCATTTCAACCTGTTCCCGCACATGACCGTCCTCGGCAACGTGATGGAAGGGCCGCTGACCGTGCAGAAGAAGAGCCCCGAGGAGGCGCGTGAGATCGCATTGGACATGCTGGCCAAAGTCGGTCTCTCCGACAAGCGCGACGTCTACCCCGCCACCCTTTCCGGGGGGCAGAAACAGCGGGTGGCCATCGCCCGGGCACTTGCCATGCGACCCAAGCTGATGCTCTTCGACGAGCCCACCTCAGCGCTCGACCCCGAGCTGATCGGGGAGGTATTCGACACCATCCGCGACCTCGGCAAGGAGGGGATGACCATGATCATCGTCACCCACCAGATGGGGTTCGCGAAGGAAATGGCGGACCGGGTGATCTTCATGGAAAAGGGCGCCTTCGTTGCGCAGGGGACCCCGGAGGACTTCTTCGCCAACCAGATGGAGCACGACCGCATCAAATCCTTCCTGAACCGCATCCTTTAACACATGCGGCGGCAGTCCTCTGCCGCCGTTGCCCGATTGATTCTGCCGCTTCGCCCTTCCGCGCCTGTCTGCCCGCCACACCCGTTCGACAACCCATCTCCCCGTGCTACAATGTTCCCTTGTCGCCTTGGTCTTTATTAGCCCATCGCGGCGGCTATTCACATGGGAAAAGGGGGAGAGCCATGATCAGAGCGGAAGAGGTCATCGGGACCATTCGGGCGGCACTCGAGCGGGAGCCGCGGGTGAATCTGCACGGCCATCCCGTCGAGCTGAGCTTTGCCGACGGCGTCGTCACCATCGCGGGCGAAGTCGGCGGGATTGCCGCGAAGAAACTTGCCCTCGGGATAGCAGCCAGGCCGTTGCCGGTCACCGGCCTCGTGGACCGGTTGCGCGTCGAGCCGTCTGAGCAGATGGAGGACGGCGCCATCCGTGACCATGTTTGCAACGCACTCGCCAGCGAGCCCGCTTTCATGCAGTACGCGGTGCAGGCCATCGTGAAGCAGGAGCTTGAAGAGGTGCGCGGAACCGCCCAGCGTGGGCTGGAGCGGGTCGTCGAGGTCGAGGTCAACGACGGCGTCGTCATCCTGAACGGCAGGGCGGAGAGCATCTCGCACAAACGGCTGGCGGGCGTCCTGGCCTGGTGGGTGCCGGGGAGCAAGGACGTGGTCAACGGCATCGAGGTGTGGTCCGACCCCGATGAGAACGACGATGAAATGGTGGACCTGATCAGGATCGTCCTGGAGAAGGATCCCCTGGTGAATGCGTCGCAGATCTCGATCCATAGCACCAATGGGTTGGTCACGCTGGAGGGTGCGGTACCGACGCCGGACAACAAACTGGCCGCCGAGTCGGACGCCTGGTATGTGCTGGGGGTGACCGAGGTGGTCAACAAGCTGGTGGTGACCGGGTGAAGGAGCGCCCGAGACACCCCTTCATCCCGCCGCCGCGGCAGGATACCGTGCGGCGGGAACTGACTGTGTTGCTGCGGGAGGAGAACCTGACGGTGAGGGAACTCTCGGGGTTGGTGGGAATTCCGGAAAAGGAGGTGCTGGAGCACCTCGAGCATCTAAGGACCGCGCTCCATGGCAGGCTGGACATGACCCCGCCCCGCTGCCTGGAGTGCGGTTTTTCATTTCAGAAGCGGGAGCGCCTGAAAAAGCCCGGGCGCTGCCCGGTCTGTCACAGCGGGCGCATCATCGACCCTTCCTTCACCATCGGCTGATCCTACACGTCCAGCACCACCGTCGCCCGCCACCCCTGCGCCACCCGTTCCACCCCGTAGCGCAGCATGGTCACGGCCTTCACGTCGGTGCCCACCTCGTGGCGGCCCGGATCGATCTCTTCTCCCGACAGCGTCGCCCGTATGGTGACGCCGACGTCGCCGGGGGAGATGGAGACGGCGCCGGGGAGCAGGATCAGCCGGCGGGCGTCCTTGTAGAAAATCAGCTCGTTCAGGAAGTCAAAGAGAAGCATCTCCTCGTTTTCCTGCTCCAGCGTAAGCTCAATCGACTGAACGTGGCGGACCTGCTCCAGGTTCTCGACCATGACATGCATGGTGGCCCGTGCCGCTTCCCGGAACAGCTCATCCAGGGTCGGCGCCCAGGCGTCGAACGCCACATCGGCATGGGCGATATCACCGCGGTACTGGTACGGCATGGCGATCCTCCCTCACCCCTTGATGTTCCCGATCGGCACCAGACGCGCCACCCGCTTGCTCAACCCGGCCAGCTCGGTCGCCTCCACCACCTCGTCGATGTTCTTGTAGGCGGCACCCGCCTCCTCTGCCAGCCCGCCGAAAGAGTCGGTGCGCACGTAGATCCCGCGCTGCTCCATCTCGCGCTGCAGCTTGTCGCCCCGGAATTTCTTTTTCGCCTCGTGGCGGCTCATGGTCCTGCCGCTGCCGTGCGCCGTGGTGTACCAGGCATCGGCGCCGGTCGCCATGCCGGCCAGCAGGTAGGAGCCGGTCTCCATGCTCCCACCGATGATCACGGGCTGTCCCGTCTTTTGGTAACACTCCGGAAGTCCCGGGAGCCCCGGGCCGAAGGCGCGGGTCGAACCTTTGCGGTGGACCAGCAGTTCCTTGCTGCTGCCGTTGACAAGGTGCTTTTCGAGCTTGGCGGTATTGTGGGCCACGTCGTACACCATGCGCAGGCCGAGATCGTCCGGCGAGGCGTGGAACACGTCGGAGAATACCTCGCGGATCCGGTGCAGGATGACCTGGCGGTTGGCAAAAGCCATGTTGACGGCGCACTTCATGGCGCTGAAATAGGCCTGCCCCTCGGGGGAATGGAAGGGGGCGCAGGCGAGCTCGCGGTCCACGATCTTGATGCCGTACTTGCGTTCCATGACCGAGAGGAAGAGCTTCAGGTAGTCCGTGGCCACCTGGTGGCCGAACCCCCTGCTGCCGCAGTGGAACATGATCACCACCTGGTTGGGAACCGTGGTGAGGCCGAATGAGCCGGCGAGTTCCGGGTCCATGATGTTTTGCGGCTGCACCACCTGGATCTCGCAGTAATGGTTGCCGCTCCCGAGCGTGCCCAACTGGTTGTACCCGCGTTCCACCGCCTTGTCGCTGATATGTGTGGCGTCCGCCCCCGGAAAGCACCCTCCTTCCTCGGTCATCTCCAGGTCTTGCTGGTTGGCGAAGCCGTTTTTGAGGCACCAGCGCGAGCCCTGCTGCACCACGGAACGGAAATCGTCCCCCTTCATCTTGATAAAGCCGTGGCACCCGACGCCGGTGGGGATGCGGGCGAAAAGCCGGTCGACGAGCTGGTGCAGTTTGGGCTGGACCTGCTCGGCGGTCAGGCTGGTGAGCACGAGCCGCATCCCGCAGTTGATGTCGAAGCCGATGCCCCCCGGGGAGATAACGCCGGAACGGGGATCCATGGCGGCTACCCCCCCGATGGGGAACCCGTATCCCCAGTGGCCGTCCGGCATGCAGTAGGCGTAGCGCTGGATACCGGGAAGCGTGGCGACGTTGCTCACCTGCTCGAAAACGCCGGCGTCCATTTCTTTGACGAGCTTCTCGCTGGCGACGATTCTGGCGGGAACCAGCATCCCTTCCTTGTAGCTTACCGGCAGTTCCCATATCGTGTCGCTGATCCGCTTCAGGGCAGCTGGTACGTTCATAGGACCTCCGTTTTTGGTCAGATGGCGCTGCACCCGGAGATGTTACCACAACCGGAGTTGCTTTGGCGGGGGATGGCCGTGCGGAGTCACGCCGGCCTCTGGACGATGGCTTTCTGTGCCGGCACCGGTGGTGTCGGGGGGGGGGCAGGCGGTGGTGGCCGTGTGGCAGGGCCGGCGTCAGACCGGGGTGTGCCTTACGCTGCAAGGGGCGGGTAGAACCGCATCCACCTCTTTCACCCAGTGCTCCGATCTGTCAAACCCGAGAATGCATCCGGTCGACAGCAGGTGATCCAGGAAATAGTCGTTGATCACGTCGTAGCTAAAGTCGTCGTAGCAAACCAGCACTCCCATTGTTGTCTCCTCGCGTTGCTGCCGTGAACTATGAAGATGCAACATCTATCGGATTTTTTGACGCGGGAATTAAATAAAGATTTACCTGCCACGCGGATCGCTGTTTCCGCAGGTCACCCTGATTCAGCGCGTACAGCACCGCACTGTCACAAACATGGGTTGGCAGCGGCTCAAGTAGTTGACAAGGGTACGGGGTCCCCTGTATGCTCCATGAGTGCTAAAGCGCGCGACAATTACGTTGAAGAGGTACTTAAATGGATAACGATCACAGGGAAGAGATGGAAACCGAAGAGGAGAGCTTTGCCGATCTGTTCGAGCGGAGCCAGAAGGATGCCGGCCGCCTGGAGCCGGGTGCCAAGGTCGAGGCGACGGTACTGCAGATCGCCAAGGACTGGATCTTTCTGGATACCGGCCGTAAAGGCGAAGGGGTCCTCGATATCAAGGAACTCCTTGACGCCGAGGGCAACGTGAGCGTCAAGGTCGGTGACAAGGTCGCCGCCTGGTTCGTCTCTTCGCGCAACAACGAGATGCGTTTCACCACCAATGTAGGGGGCGGCGGCAGCCACTCCGCCGGCAACGCGCAGCTCGAGGAGGCTTACGCCGCCGGTATCCCGGTTCAGGGCGTGGTCGAAAAGGAAGTGAAGGGTGGTTTCGAGGTGAAGGTCGCCGGTTCCCGCGCCTTCTGCCCGTTCTCCCAGATCGCCCTGAGAAGGGTTGAGGACACCGCGGCCCTGTTGGGCAAGCAGATGTCCTTCAAGATCACCGAGTACTCCGAGAGGGGGCGCAACATCGTTATCTCCCACCGGGCGCTGCTCGAGGAGGAACAGCAGCAGCAGAAGGACGCGCTGAAGGAAACCCTCAAGGTGGGCGACCGCGTGACCGGGACGGTGACGTCGCTGCGCGACTTCGGCGCCTTCGTGTCCATCGGCGCCGTCGAGGGGCTCCTGCCGGTTTCCGAGGTGGCCTGGGCGCGCGTGAATCACGTCAGCGAGGTCCTTTCCGCCGGTCAGGAAGTTGAGGTGGTGGTGAAGGCGATCGACTGGGAGAAGAACCGCATCTCCTTCTCCTTGAAGGATACCCTGGCAGATCCCTGGGAAGAGGCCGCGAGCGCCTTCCCTGAAGGGTCCTACCAGAACGGCAAGGTGGCAAGGCTCACCCCGTTTGGCGCCTTTGTGACCCTGGCCAGCGGCGTGGACGGCCTGATCCACATCTCCAAGCTGGGGGCTGGCAAGAGGATTCAGCATCCGAAGGAGGTCCTCTCCGAAGGGCAGGAGGTTGAGGTCAAGGTCGAGTCGGTGGACCGTGAGGCGAAGAAAATTTCCCTCGCACTCGCTTCGGTCAGCCGTGCAGCCGAGGAGCAGGCGCAGAGCATGGACGCGTACAAGAAGACCGTCTCCGAGGCTCCGAAAGGGATGGGCACACTCGGCGACCTGCTCAAGGCGAAGCTGAAGGGGTAGCCGTTGGAGGATCTTTTCCCCGACCCCGCCCAACTGCTGAAGCTGGCCCGCACCCGGATGCCCTATGGGAAATATGCGGGATCACTGCTGGTGGACCTGCCCGAGCCGTACCTGGTCTGGATGCGGCAGAAGGGTTTCCCCGAAGGTGAGCTGGGGGCCATGCTCGAGTGTATGTACGAAGTGAAGGCCAATGGCCTGGAGTACCTGTTCGATCCGCTGCGCCGCGGCTGAACGCTCTCCATCCAAAAAAAAAGCCCCTCTTGCCGTAAGGCAAGGGGGGCTTTCGATTTCCGGCCCGGCAGGGTCAGCGGCTCCAC
Encoded here:
- a CDS encoding ABC transporter permease subunit (The N-terminal region of this protein, as described by TIGR01726, is a three transmembrane segment that identifies a subfamily of ABC transporter permease subunits, which specificities that include histidine, arginine, glutamine, glutamate, L-cystine (sic), the opines (in Agrobacterium) octopine and nopaline, etc.), producing MKFFTGRVVKRSILLFSCLLLLVASVSFAKDYDQLFTDANDAMAQGDLPAAIALLKKVEFEKGDESGAFVRSRMQIARLQFALKDMEQASSAAKEVLAVYPDNSEALNFLASVKQEQTPRYKVFIEDCLRFLPQLLKGAVMTITLVVCIILISPVGGLLIALGRISTFKPVSGLCWFFIWLFRGTPLLLQLFFIYYGLPSMGITFKPFTAAILGLGLNYSAYLGEIIRGGIQSIEHGQMEAAKAIGMSYWQAMRRVIIPQTYKRLMPPIGNEFIALIKDTALVSTIAMVELMRSADQMFNAYFNVTALILAALIYLLFTTIFTFVFEKIEVRAGIYENR
- a CDS encoding amino acid ABC transporter ATP-binding protein, yielding MKTANQPLLSLKGITKHFGSLTAVNGVDLDVCPGEIVVIIGPSGSGKSTLLRSINFLEEIEEGTIIFEGNEIGYVTSKHGRRHLDVPHKICALRSEIGMVFQHFNLFPHMTVLGNVMEGPLTVQKKSPEEAREIALDMLAKVGLSDKRDVYPATLSGGQKQRVAIARALAMRPKLMLFDEPTSALDPELIGEVFDTIRDLGKEGMTMIIVTHQMGFAKEMADRVIFMEKGAFVAQGTPEDFFANQMEHDRIKSFLNRIL
- a CDS encoding BON domain-containing protein, which produces MIRAEEVIGTIRAALEREPRVNLHGHPVELSFADGVVTIAGEVGGIAAKKLALGIAARPLPVTGLVDRLRVEPSEQMEDGAIRDHVCNALASEPAFMQYAVQAIVKQELEEVRGTAQRGLERVVEVEVNDGVVILNGRAESISHKRLAGVLAWWVPGSKDVVNGIEVWSDPDENDDEMVDLIRIVLEKDPLVNASQISIHSTNGLVTLEGAVPTPDNKLAAESDAWYVLGVTEVVNKLVVTG
- a CDS encoding ArsR family transcriptional regulator; this translates as MKERPRHPFIPPPRQDTVRRELTVLLREENLTVRELSGLVGIPEKEVLEHLEHLRTALHGRLDMTPPRCLECGFSFQKRERLKKPGRCPVCHSGRIIDPSFTIG
- a CDS encoding archease, producing the protein MPYQYRGDIAHADVAFDAWAPTLDELFREAARATMHVMVENLEQVRHVQSIELTLEQENEEMLLFDFLNELIFYKDARRLILLPGAVSISPGDVGVTIRATLSGEEIDPGRHEVGTDVKAVTMLRYGVERVAQGWRATVVLDV
- a CDS encoding RtcB family protein; its protein translation is MNVPAALKRISDTIWELPVSYKEGMLVPARIVASEKLVKEMDAGVFEQVSNVATLPGIQRYAYCMPDGHWGYGFPIGGVAAMDPRSGVISPGGIGFDINCGMRLVLTSLTAEQVQPKLHQLVDRLFARIPTGVGCHGFIKMKGDDFRSVVQQGSRWCLKNGFANQQDLEMTEEGGCFPGADATHISDKAVERGYNQLGTLGSGNHYCEIQVVQPQNIMDPELAGSFGLTTVPNQVVIMFHCGSRGFGHQVATDYLKLFLSVMERKYGIKIVDRELACAPFHSPEGQAYFSAMKCAVNMAFANRQVILHRIREVFSDVFHASPDDLGLRMVYDVAHNTAKLEKHLVNGSSKELLVHRKGSTRAFGPGLPGLPECYQKTGQPVIIGGSMETGSYLLAGMATGADAWYTTAHGSGRTMSRHEAKKKFRGDKLQREMEQRGIYVRTDSFGGLAEEAGAAYKNIDEVVEATELAGLSKRVARLVPIGNIKG
- a CDS encoding GSU3473 family protein, giving the protein MGVLVCYDDFSYDVINDYFLDHLLSTGCILGFDRSEHWVKEVDAVLPAPCSVRHTPV
- the rpsA gene encoding 30S ribosomal protein S1, which produces MDNDHREEMETEEESFADLFERSQKDAGRLEPGAKVEATVLQIAKDWIFLDTGRKGEGVLDIKELLDAEGNVSVKVGDKVAAWFVSSRNNEMRFTTNVGGGGSHSAGNAQLEEAYAAGIPVQGVVEKEVKGGFEVKVAGSRAFCPFSQIALRRVEDTAALLGKQMSFKITEYSERGRNIVISHRALLEEEQQQQKDALKETLKVGDRVTGTVTSLRDFGAFVSIGAVEGLLPVSEVAWARVNHVSEVLSAGQEVEVVVKAIDWEKNRISFSLKDTLADPWEEAASAFPEGSYQNGKVARLTPFGAFVTLASGVDGLIHISKLGAGKRIQHPKEVLSEGQEVEVKVESVDREAKKISLALASVSRAAEEQAQSMDAYKKTVSEAPKGMGTLGDLLKAKLKG
- a CDS encoding DUF3820 family protein; its protein translation is MEDLFPDPAQLLKLARTRMPYGKYAGSLLVDLPEPYLVWMRQKGFPEGELGAMLECMYEVKANGLEYLFDPLRRG